TCTTGCTTTACCATACTCATGATGGTCAGCCGGTACTACTTCACCACCAAAATGCTGAGTTATAAGCTGCATCCCATAACATATACCAAGGATAGGCAATCCAAGGTCCCAGATACCGTCATCCGGTTTATAAGCATCTTCTGCATAAACAGATGCAGGTCCACCAGAGAGGATAATACCCTTTGGTTTACGTGCTTTGATATCTTCGATACTTTCACGGTATGGTACTACCTCTGTATAGACACCTGATTCTCTAAGTTTTCTAGCTACTAGCTGCGTATACTGCGAACCAAAATCGAGTACGACAATAGGTACTTCTTTTTTCATCAATGCATTCCTTAAAAGTTTCGTAGTGAAATTTTACACAAAAAAGGTATAGAAGAGTCTGAAAGTAAAAAAGAGTTAAAAAATGAGGAATGGCTTTCAGGCAGTTCTGCCTGAAAGAATAAAACATTAATGAAGATGAAGTACTTCGAACTGCAAAAACCATACTGCCACAGATACGATGTATCCAACAAGTACCGTCCAAGCCAGTTTTATGTGTGAAGAAAATGTATAGATACCATGTAGTTTACCCATAACACCAACACCTGCAGCTGAGCCGAAACTAATGAGTGATCCCCCTACTCCGGCTGTTAGCGTTACAAGCATCCATTGTGCATGCGCTTCAAAGTCCGGTCCCATATCCGGGCTCGATTTTAGTACCGCGGACATCACAGGTACATTATCCACGACCGCAGAAAGGAAACCGACACCTATGTTTACTGCTGTTGGACCAAACTGTGAGTAAAGTGCAGTGAAATACTCCAAGAATCCAAGGAAATGGAGACCACCCACAGCAGCCAAGATACCAAAGAAGAAGAGTAAAGTATCATTCTCGATCTTAGCGATAAATGAGAATACATTGACTTCCGGACACTCTACACCTTCACTGTCATATCTTACCTCTCTGCTCATACGGTAGATATAAAGTTTTAAGATCGCAAGACCGAACATCATACCCCACATTGCAGGAAGATGGAGTACCTGGTGAGAGAGAACCGCTGAAGCGATTGTCACAGCAAAAAGAGCCATGATCACTTTACCACCCGGAGCAATCTTCTCTTCTTTCTCATCACTATGGAAAGGTGGTGTTGCATCCGGTACAAAACGGCTAAGCAAGAATGCAGTGACAAACCATCCGAGAACAGCAGCAGGGAAAAGATAAAGGAAGTCGACAAAATCCCCTTTACCGTCAACCCACACCATCAGTGTCGTAATATCACCAAACGGTGACCATGCTCCCCCTGCATTCGCAGCCACAACGATATTGATCGCTGAAGGGACCAAGAACTCTTTATTCCTTGCATCAATAGTGATCAATACTGTTGAAAGGATCAATGCTGTTGTCAGGTTATCTGCAATAGGAGAGATGAAAAATGCCAAAAGACCGGTGATCCAGAAGAGTTTTCTGTAGCCGTATCCCTTTGAAACAAGGTTATAACGGAGTGTAGAGAAGACTTTGCGGTCAATCATTGCCTCAATATAGGTCATTGCAACATATAAAAAGAAGAAGATTCCCGCAATTTCAACAATCAATATCTCAATCTCATGGTGAAGATGTGAACCATCCAGCCCATTGAATGCATAGTACAATCCAATAAGTACAAAGATCAATGTACCTGCAAAAAGTGCCGGTTTTGCTTTATTAATGTGATACTTGTCTTCTGCTGCGATAAAGTAATACCCTACCACAAAAATGATCAGGGAAAGAATCCCCACCCACGTTGTTGTCAAATCTATATGCATTGCTGCTTCAGCTGCCATATCTGCTCCTATTGTAATTTCTTGACCACCTTCATTGATGAATCTATACATAGTTTCTGTCTCAAGATTCTATATAGTGTGATCCCAATGATTCTTTTCTAGCCAATGCCGCTTCAACGATCGCAGAAGCAGTATTGAGCCTTAAGCGTAACAATCTACCAATCTCTCTGTTCTTCATATCATAGATAAGATTTTTGGCTTCATGAAGTCCTGCTTTGGTCCTGATAATGCCTATATCTTCCCACATTATTTTACGTAACTGGTGTTTATATTTTTTGTCATTATCTTTGTGCAGAATGTTACCGTAATCTTTATCAAAGACAGGTGTTTGCGTGACTTTCTGCTCTTTGGACAAGAGATGATCAACTGCACGTTTGGCAAATACCACCCCTTCTAACAATGAGTTGGATGCCAAACGATTGGCTCCATGTACACCCGTTCGTGCAGCCTCACCAATCGCATACAATCCCTCCATTCCATCAATGCAACCGTTGATATCTGTCTTGATACCTCCATTTGAGTAGTGAAATGCCGGAGAGATAGAGATACGGTCTTTAGGAAATTTATAGCCTAGTGCACCAAAAGTCTGTGTAATATTTGGAAAGCGTTTAGCAAACCATTTTTCATCAAACATTGAGAAGTCCAGATAGACTTTTTCACCGGTTTTTCGCTTATAATCAAAAATACCGCGTGCTACAATATCCCGGCTTGCCAACTCTCCGCGCTCATCATAATCAAACAAAAAACGGTTTCCGTTTTCACCGACAACATACGCACCTTCACCTCTAAGTGCTTCAGTAAGCAGTAGTTTTCTAGCATACGGTGTTTCTACATACACTGTCGGGTGAAACTGCATAAACTCCATATCAGCAAGTTCTATCCCTTTTTCGACACAGATCCCGTGTATATCCGCACTTACCGTACGTGAATTCGTATTGTACTCATAAAGTGATCCTACACCTCCAGAAGCAATGATCACATTATCTGCATAGATAGTAGTAGGCTGGTAGTTCACAGTTGCCTTTACTCCATAACATCTACCATTTTCAATCAAGAGGTCATATACCAGTGTATTTCTTTGTAACTTGTGCTTATTTTGTACCATCATGAAATAATGTATATAGCGGCCTGTCGCATCACCGCCTGCATGAATGATACGCTCGGTAGAGTGTGCTGCTTCCTTGGTATACAGAAGGTTTCCATTTGGACCGGTGTCAAACTTCATGCCTCTTTTGATCAGATCAGGGGTGGTCTCCAATGAAGTACGTGAAAGTATCTCGACAGCTTGTTTATCATTATGATAAGCACCTGCTGCCATGGTATCCTGAACATGCAACTTAACATCCGCTTCATTTAGAGCAGTTGTCATTCCTCCTTGTGCATAAAATGTATTGCATTCCCAGGGAATATCCTTGCAGACGACCAATACATTTTTAGACGCAGGAAGGTTCATCGCTGCATATAAGCCTGCAATCCCTGCTCCGATAATCAATACATCATACTTTTCAGGCATTAGTTTTCTCCGTTGTTTTTGGCTGGTCAGGTACATAGACAGGATCTGTTTTATGACCGCATCCACTCAATACCATACAGCAAAGAGATGTTATAATCACGCCATGAAAAGCGCGCAAACAATTTTGTCTCATCTTCAAGGGCAACCTCAATTTAGATATTTAAAGCGACATGAGTGCTACCAAAAGTATATCAGACTTTTGAGTGAAAAGTACCAGAAGGCAATCGCTTTTGTCTATGTCAAACAGAACACGCTTTATATTGCAGTAACTCACCCAGGCTTCAAAATGGAGCTAAATTATAATAAAGAAGTGTTGAAAGATATTCTATCTCAATTTACACTTATGGAGAAAAACTGCAATATGTTACAAGCTGACAAGGTTGTTGTCTTTCATTCCAAGTATCATAAGTTGCCTGACCATACAGAAGAGTCGTCCACTGTTCCACATTACTATGAACTCGCAGAAGGTAAATTCGAAATTTGCAGTGATGATGCCAAGTTACAAGAAAAATTTGAAGCTATTAAAACCAGTATAAAGAAGAATCTGTGAAAGAGACGATACAAAATCTTCCTGATTCCCCGGGTGTTTACCAGTATTTTGACAAGACAGGGAAATTACTTTATGTAGGAAAAGCCAAAAGCTTGAAAAACCGTGTGAAAAGCTATTGGAGATTTACACCTTTATTCAGACCAAATCCTGATCAGTCCAGCCGTATTTTGATGATGCTGAGTGAGGCCCAAAAAGTTGAGTATATCATTGTAGAGAGTGAAGAAGATGCACTGATCTTGGAAAATTCACTGATCAAACAGCTCAAACCCAAATTCAATATCCTTTTGAGGGATGACAAAACCTATCCCTATATCTATATCGATGAATCTGTCGACTATCCGCGCTTTGAGATCACCAGAAAAGTGGTTAAAGGCAAGGAGATCACCTATTACGGTCCATTCCCTACAGGGGGGAGAGCATTACTCGATGCGATCTATGAGGTCTATCCGCTTGTACAGAAAAAATCATGCCTCAAAGAGGGGAAGGTCTGTCTGTTTTATCAGATCAAAAAATGCTTAGGACCATGTGAAGGGAAGATCACACCAGAAGAGTATGCAAAGATCATCGGTGAAGTTAAATCCTCTATTACAAAGCGTAAAAAACTGTTAAATGTTCTTGGTGACAAGATGACTAATCTAGCGATCAATGAGCGTTTTGAAGAAGCAGCAAAAATGAGGGACATGATCCAGTCCATCTCAACTCTTACATTAACATCCAATATTGATATCGCAGATCGTGTTGATCTGGATATCTTTGCGATCAAAAACGGAGATGAGAGAGGAGTGATCGTCAAGCTTTTTATGAGAGAAGGTAAAGTGATCTCTTCTTCACACAGTTACTTCAGACATACTCACATCTATGATGAAAATGAAGCGTATAAACAAGCACTGCTTGAGTTTTACGGCGTTGATGTACCTCATGTCAGTAAGCAGATTCTTACTGCACACCCCTTTGAAGATGCTGAACAGGTGGAACATACACTTTCTAAACGTTTTGGACAAAGGATCGAGATCATTACGCCGCAAAGAGGTCCCAAGAAAAAACTCATTGAACTAGCACTCCAAAACTGTGATGAACTACTAAGAAAGCCAAAAGAGAAGAATATCATAGAACAAAAGGTTGCAGATCTGCTTGACCTTTCAACGATCCCATACCGGATAGAGACATTTGACAACTCACATATGATGGGTGCTGCAACTGTTGGAGGTATGGTCGTTTGGGATGAAGGGATTTGGGATAAGAGTAGTTACCGTCGTTATGAGTTACATGCAAAAGACGAATACGGTCAGATGAAAGAACTGCTAAGTCGCAGAATTGAAAAGTTTGCGGAGGAACCTGCTCCTGACTTATGGATCCTTGATGGAGGCCAGGCCAATCTTAACCTTGCAAAAAAACTATTACATGAAGCTGGTGTAAACCTTGATGTCATTGCGATTGCTAAAGAGAAGCTTGATGCAAAGGCACACCGTGCAAAAGGATCTTCCAAAGACCTTCTCTATACTGATGGAGGTGTCATTGAACTAAAACCTACTGACGAACGTCTGCACTGGATCCAAAGACAAAGAGATGAGGCGCATCGTTACGCTATTACGTATCATCAAAATAAAAAAAGGAAAGAAGATATACAGGTCTCGTTTCTTAATCAAAAGGGGATCGGGAAAGCAACACTTAAAAAGCTTATTGACTACTTTGGTACGTTCGATTCGATTCAAAATGCTTCATTGGAAGAACTCACGCGGGTCACCAATGAAAAAATTGCGAAAATAATTTTAAATCAAAAAGAAGAACAGTAGTATTAAAAAGAGTTTACTAACTCTATAAATAAACCTAAATCTTAATATTTTTTACTAAAAAAGCGTATTTCAATCCACTTTTAGTTTAATTGTTATAAAGTTTGTGTAATAATTTTTTTAATTTACTAGTTGGTAGCTGTCTGTAAATATTAATAAAAAAATTTTTATTTCATTTGAACAAGGAGTAAAATATGCAAAGACCTGAACCGATTGATGAAGAATTCAAATTTGAACAAGGTTTGATTGTCAGTTCTACTGACCAAAAGGGGATCATAACCTATGCAAATAGAAAGTTCTGTGAAATTGCCAACTATTCACGTGGTGAATTAGTGGGTAAAAATCATAACATAGTGAGACACCCTGATATGCCAAAGGCTGCATTTCAGGAACTGTGGGACACCATCAAGAGCGGTAAAGAATGGACCGGAGTCGTAAAAAATTTGCGTAAAGACGGTAAATATTATTGGGTCTATTCACATATAACTCCAATAGAAAAAGATGGGGAAATCGTAGGTTATACAGCTGCTAGAAGACCTGCATCACAAACTGAGATCAATGAAATCATACCTGTATACAAAGAGTTACTGGAAAAAGAAAAAAATTAAAGGAGTTATTCAGATATGTACTACATAACCAATCAAAATCATCAAGTTGTAGCTGTAGATAAGGCACTACTTGATCTCATAGGACTTCAAAGTGTTGAAGAACTGTATCAGAAAGTGATAAAAGAAGAAATCTCTTTTACCTCTTTGAGCCCTGATAGTTTAATAATCGTCTCTGGAGACAACGAAGAGAATCAATATAATTTTGACTTAAAAAGCACATCACTCTCAAGTATGTTAGGCGAACTTACTCTTAATGTTCTAACAACTTCTGAGATTTTGGAAAAACCTGAAAAAGAAAGTATTTCATTTTCAGAGGATATAGGCCTTATTGATGAGAAAGAAGAGCCTCTCTCTATTCTTGAAACTGAAGATACCGGTACAGATGAAGAGATAATCTCTATATTAGATGAAGATTTTCTTAAAGAACCGGAAGAAGAGATTGGTATCAGTGAGGAAGAACCTGCTGATTTTGAGCCGATAGGAATATTAGAGGAAGAAGAAGTTGAACTTCCTACTCTCGAGCCGACTGTTGCGGAAGAAGAAAGTGTGGCAATCACTACAGAAGCTACTCCTGAAGTTGAAAAATCAACAGAGCCTATCTATATTGATGTTACAGCAGTATGTAAAACTATCGGTATTACACCTGATGAATATAACACCTTCTTAAATGAGTTCATCGATACTGCGATTTCACTAGAGCAAGATATTAACAGTGAGAACGATGAAACACAATCTTCGGCGATTAAAACACTTGTACAACTTTCAGAAGTTTTGCATCTCCCTGAACTTTCAAATGCTGCAAAAGAGATAGAAAAAGCTTCAATTATAGAGCGTGATACATTTGTTGAAGATTTCTATAATAAACTTGCAAGAATCACTACAAAACACACTACTGTATCAGAAGTAGAAGAAGAGATCGAGCTTCCTTCTATTGAACCTGAAATAAGTCTTGAAGAAGAAGTGGTCATTGCACCGGAAATAGCAGAAGTGCCTGAAGAAGAAACATTACCTGAAGGAAGTTTTGGAACGATCGATCTTAGTAACGTAAAACCTACCCATTTCGATTTCCGATTAGAAGAGGCTGCAGATGAACTCAGCTTACCTGTTGAACTCATCGAGGAGTTTGTTCATGATTTTATAGGCCAAGCAAGAACTGAAACAGAAAATATGCTTGAAGCTTATAAACAAGGTGATTTGGACAGAATTCAAAAGATAGGGCACCTTCTCAAGGGGGCTTCGAGTAACCTTCGTATCAATCCTCTTGCCGACACACTGTATGAAATTCAGTTCTGTGAAGACAGTAATAGACTTGAAAGTTTGATTAAAAGCTACTGGGCGCACTTCATTGCATTTGAAAAACAAATGGAATTGACATCTAAATAAAGGAAAGAACATGACAATACGTAACAGACTAAAACTGCTTGGACTGGTACCAATCACCCTACTACTATTACTGGCAAGTTACTTCTTTATCACTTCATATGCCAACTTTGAAAAGGCAAATGCATTGAAACTAACTCTCAGTAACAATGCCAAGTTAGATAATCTTCTAGGACAACTCGGTAAAGAACGTGGTTTGTCATCTCTTTTCTTGGGGAGCGAACAAAAAGACTATAAAGATGTTCTTGATAAACAAAGAGTAAAAACAGATCAAGTAATTGGGGAACTCAAACTAGAGGCAATCTCCAATGACAATGCGTATCTGCCGTTTATTGCCGATTTAGTCAATAAAGATCTTTCAAAAGATTTGATGGCTTATGATAAAATGATCAAAAACCTAAGTGGTATTTCAGCGACAAGAAAGATCATTGACAGCAATAATCCTGACTTTAAAGTTGTTTTCTCAAATGAGTTTTCCAATAAGCTCACAGGTCCGACACTCAATACACTTCTAAAAGTAAACAACTTTGCACTTGACACTGATATTACAGCACTTATCTCTTCACTTACGCAACTTTATATTTCTAAGGAAAATGCAGGTCTTGAGAGAGACTACGTTGCATATTTCATGGAAAGAAGATTGTCAATGTCATTTGAAGAAATCGCACTTTGGGATGAGTTTAAAACCAAAGCGAACCTTTTTGATATTGAACATGTTACAAACCAACAACTTCGTGAAGAACTTAGAGGTTTAATGACAAGTCCTCAAGCTAATGCAATGCTTTCTGAACTTGCAGAAACTTCTTCAGCGATCCAGACAGACGTCGATAACGGGGACTATGCAGAAGAGCCAATGGACTGGTTTGCGCTACAAACAAAGAAGGTAACACTTTTATCTAAAGCAGAACTTCTTATTTCAAACACACTATGGCAAAAAAGTGAGGCCTATCTTGATAGACAGATCTTGCTTCTAACGATTGCTTCAACCATTCTTTTCCTGAGTTTAATCCTTGCATACCTTGCGTATACCACAACAAGAGATATCACAAGAAACATCGAAGAACTTGAAGATGTCCTGAATAAAGCTGTGGATGAAATGAAAAGCAGTGAGCAGTATCTTTCTTCAGATATTGCAGCAATTGAGAACATTAACCTTGATACACACGAAGGTACCAAAGAAGCTTATCATTTCCTAGATACACTCGTTGAAACTGCAAAAGAAGATAAACTCACTGCACTACAAGCGAATGAAGCAAAATCTCTTTTCCTTGCAAACATGTCACATGAGATCCGTACACCGCTGAACGGTATCGTTGGATTTACAGAAATCCTCAGAAGTACAGATCTTAACGCTGAGCAAAGAGAATTCCTGAACATTATCGATAAAAGTTCTGAAAACCTTCTCAGCATTATCAACAATATTCTTGACCTTTCTAAAATTGAAAGTAATAAAATCGAGATTGAAAACATTGTATTTGATGCAGCTGAAGAGTTCGAAAGTGCTCTTGAAACCTATGCGGTTGGTGCTGCAGAGAAAAATATCGATCTTAACTTCTATATGGATCCTAACATCTCCAAAAAACTTAAGGGTGACCCTACTAAGATCAAAGAGATTGTTATTAACCTACTTTCTAATGCTATCAAATTTACCAGTTACGGTGGAGAGATCAATGTTGAGATCAAAAGAGTTGATAGCCATGAGGGTGAATCCAACATTATGTTCAGTGTTTCAGACAATGGTATCGGTATGACAAAAGATCAGCAAGCACGTGTATTTGATGCATTCTCACAAGCAGATGTTTCAGTAACAAGAAAATACGGTGGTACGGGTCTTGGTCTTACTATCTCAAGCCAGTTTGTTGAACTTATGGGTGGTGTACTTGAACTAGAAAGTGCAAAAGATAAAGGTACGACATTCTTCTTTACTATTCCATTGGAAGAAGTAGCTTCTACAGAAGCAAATTACATTAATGCATTTACTGATGTAACGATTGGAAAATATCAACAAGATATCCCAACTAAACTTGATACATACTTTGAAAAATACTTTAACTTCTATGGCAATGCAGTTAAACATTTCGAATCTGTAGGAGATCTTAAAGAGCTAATTGACAGTGACTCATGTTCTTCTTACTGGGTTGATATCGATAAAGCAAAACAAAATATTCTTGATGCTGTACGCAATATCGACAAATCCAAACTTATTGTCATTGCAAATATTACAAGCAGAAACAAAGTAGAAGAGATTGGTGTTCCACAAGAGAATGTTATCTATAAGCCTATTACTATGACCAAAGTACAAGAGGTATTGAGTACTACATCAGAAACGACACCACAGATCATTGAAGAAGCTGAAGCAAAACAAGAGACATACTTTGATGCGAATATTCTTGTAACTGAAGACAATATTATCAACCAAAAACTTATTACCCGTATCCTACAACAGCACGGTATTAACGTTGATATTGCCAATAACGGTCTAGAGTCATTTGAAAAACGTAGATCAGGGAATTATGATCTTATCTTCATGGATATACAAATGCCGGTAATGGATGGTATCGAAGCAACACATGAGATCCTTGACTTTGAGGAAGATGAGGAAGAAGCACATATTCCTATCGTTGCCTTGACTGCAAATGCACTGAAAGGCGATAGAGAAAGATTCCTTGCTGAGGGTATGGATGAGTATATCACCAAACCGATCGAAACGGATGAGCTGCTTTATATTCTTAATAAGTTCTTATCACATAAAGCTGTTTCAGAGAAAAAAGATATAGCGAGTGCACCGACAGTTGCTAAGACTGAAGAAGTTGAGAGTTCAACAGTTTCAGAAGTTGCAATCAATGAAGAGACTGCTGAAGAGTCTCCAATGATCGATCTGCTAATGTCTGATGTGAGCGGTAAGAAGATTCTAATTGCCAAAAAGTTCCTTCTAGAAGGTAGAGTTCTTAAACAAGTGTTAGATAACCTAGGATATGAGTATGTTGTACTTGATAATCTCAGTAATTTACAAACAGAATTAGCTTCTGGAAATTATGACATTGTCTTTACTGATAGTGATTTGGTTACGGATGAAATAAGCAATATTTCTGATAATATAGCTATAATTACAGCTCAAAACTCGAAAGAACAAATAGAAAGTATCATTCAAGAGAATAGAGGATAATATAAATGGCACTAAAAGTACTAATAGTAGATGATGACTTTATCAATAGAAAATTGTTACAAACTCTTTTAAAGAAAAATCCAAAAGTTATAGAGACTATTGAAGCAGAAAATGGCTCTGATGCTTTGGATAAGCTCAAAAAAGATCCAAGTATCAATGTAGTGCTGCTTGATATTATGATGCCTGTGGTAGACGGTGTAGAATTCTTGAAGATATTTAGAGCAGACATGACTAACTCTCATATTCCTGTGATTGTACTCTCAACAGATGACACAAGAAAAACAGAAGTATTTGAGAATGGTGCGAACGACTTCCTGAGAAAACCGGTAAAAGAAGGTGATCTCAGTGCAAAATTGGAGCAGTGGTCTTAAGAACCACCGCTTCACCTTTCTAATGTTTTACAGAGCTTCAAGCTCTGTAAACTCTTCCTTCCTTTTTAATCTACAAATATCTCTTTAAGTACATCATCGATAGTTTTAACAGGAATGATCTTTACTGCATCAATTACTTCCTCAGGTATTTCATCCATATCTCTTTCATAGTTCTTAAGAGGGATTAGCGCACGCTTCACACCTGCAGTATATGCAGCAATCAACTTCTCTTTAAGGCCACCGATCGGCAAAACATTACCGGTCAGAGTAACCTCACCAGTCATTGCTATTTTGTTATCGATCTTTTTTTCACTTAGTACGGATGCAATAGCAGATACCATTGCGATACCGGCACTTGGTCCATCTTTTGGTGTTGCACCTTCAGGCACGTGGATATGCAGATCATATCGTTTATACACTTCAGAGGCATCAAGTTCTATACGTTCTTCTTTCTCATTTATTGTATGAGGTATAATTGATGGAGAGATCGGCAGTTTATGCTCATCTATCAGTATCTTAACCACAGAATGAGCAATACGTACCGATTCTTTCATTACATCACCAAGTTTTCCAGTAAGCTGTAATCCGCCTTTTCCTTTGATTTTTATCGCTTCAACGGTTAAGACATCCCCGCCGACAGCTGTCCATGCTAATCCATTGACAACACCGACTTGTGGTTCAGGGTGTACAGGTGAAATTTCAAATACTTTTTTGTCAGTGAACTTCTCAAGATTTTTCTTAGTGATCGATATCTTGTTCAAACTACGATCTTCAAGTAACCTTCTTGCACTCTTACGCATAAGGTCCGCAATACGTCTTCGTAAATTTCTCACCCCAGCTTCTCTAGTATAATCACTGATAAGGACTTTAAGCGCTTTATCACTGATAGATACTTCACTAGTTCTAAGAGCATGTTTTTTGGTTTCCTGAGGGATGAGATACCGTCTAGCAATTTCAAATTTTTCTCTTGGTGTATAGGAGTTCAATCCAATAAACTCCATCCTGTCACGTAATGGCGCAGGTATACGTCCTACCTCATTTGCCGTGGCAATAAAAATCGCTTTACTTAGATCAATATTAAAGTTTAGATAGTAATCACGATACTTAACATTCTGTTCAGGGTCAAGAATCTCAAGCAGTGCGGCAGTTGGGTCACCCCTCATACTACGCCCTACTTTATCAATCTCGTCCAGTACGATCACCGGATCCATACTTTTACCCTCTATCAGACCTTGTACCAAACGCCCTGGCATTGCCCCTACGTAAGTACGTCTGTGGCCTCTTAGTTCATTCACATCTTCCAATCCACCCAATGCAATACGCACCAAAGGTCTTCCAAGGGCCGTAGCAATTGAGTTTGCCAATGAAGTTTTTCCTACACCCGGAGGTCCTGCAAAACAGAGTATTGCTCCATTGGTCTCTTTTTGCTTCAGTCCTCTTAACGATGCCAGCTCTCGTACAGAGAAAAACTCTACGATACGCTCTTTTGGTTTTTCCAAGGAATAGTGATCTTTATCAAGTTCTTGAGCAACTTTTTCTACACTAAGGTTCTGCTTCGTAAATTTTCCAAACGGCAGATCAAGGACCCATTCCAAATAAGTTTGTAGTACGTTTGCATCTGCAGATTCAGGGTGCATACGAGCAAAACGCTCTAACTGTTTACTGATCTCTTTAAAAGCATCTTCATGCATGTGAGGCTTTAATGCTTCGATCTTTTCTCTAAAATTCGAGATCTCTTCTTCTCGCTGAGTATCAATACCAAGCTCATGCTGTATCTCTTTGAGCTGTTCTTTAAGAAAATACTCTTTGTTGGTCTGTTCGATCTTACTGTGTACTTTTGTACGTATTTCTTTTTGAATTTTTGCCGCTTCGATCTCAGAAGTAATGACATCAATAAGTGCAAGCAAACGTTTTTCAATATTCAGTTCGATATAGAGTTTGTAAGCTACCTCTTTATCCAATTTTAACATCGAGGACACAAGATCTGCGATACGGTTAGGCTCATCATTCTCTTCAATAGTACGTAAAAGATCAGCTGGGATATTACTGTTAAGAGAAGAAAGCTTCTTGATCTTACCGCGAAGGATATCCATTAGTGCATTTGTTTTCAGCTCATTATAGGGTTCAAGCTCGACAG
This is a stretch of genomic DNA from Sulfurovum zhangzhouensis. It encodes these proteins:
- a CDS encoding hybrid sensor histidine kinase/response regulator encodes the protein MTIRNRLKLLGLVPITLLLLLASYFFITSYANFEKANALKLTLSNNAKLDNLLGQLGKERGLSSLFLGSEQKDYKDVLDKQRVKTDQVIGELKLEAISNDNAYLPFIADLVNKDLSKDLMAYDKMIKNLSGISATRKIIDSNNPDFKVVFSNEFSNKLTGPTLNTLLKVNNFALDTDITALISSLTQLYISKENAGLERDYVAYFMERRLSMSFEEIALWDEFKTKANLFDIEHVTNQQLREELRGLMTSPQANAMLSELAETSSAIQTDVDNGDYAEEPMDWFALQTKKVTLLSKAELLISNTLWQKSEAYLDRQILLLTIASTILFLSLILAYLAYTTTRDITRNIEELEDVLNKAVDEMKSSEQYLSSDIAAIENINLDTHEGTKEAYHFLDTLVETAKEDKLTALQANEAKSLFLANMSHEIRTPLNGIVGFTEILRSTDLNAEQREFLNIIDKSSENLLSIINNILDLSKIESNKIEIENIVFDAAEEFESALETYAVGAAEKNIDLNFYMDPNISKKLKGDPTKIKEIVINLLSNAIKFTSYGGEINVEIKRVDSHEGESNIMFSVSDNGIGMTKDQQARVFDAFSQADVSVTRKYGGTGLGLTISSQFVELMGGVLELESAKDKGTTFFFTIPLEEVASTEANYINAFTDVTIGKYQQDIPTKLDTYFEKYFNFYGNAVKHFESVGDLKELIDSDSCSSYWVDIDKAKQNILDAVRNIDKSKLIVIANITSRNKVEEIGVPQENVIYKPITMTKVQEVLSTTSETTPQIIEEAEAKQETYFDANILVTEDNIINQKLITRILQQHGINVDIANNGLESFEKRRSGNYDLIFMDIQMPVMDGIEATHEILDFEEDEEEAHIPIVALTANALKGDRERFLAEGMDEYITKPIETDELLYILNKFLSHKAVSEKKDIASAPTVAKTEEVESSTVSEVAINEETAEESPMIDLLMSDVSGKKILIAKKFLLEGRVLKQVLDNLGYEYVVLDNLSNLQTELASGNYDIVFTDSDLVTDEISNISDNIAIITAQNSKEQIESIIQENRG
- a CDS encoding response regulator; translated protein: MALKVLIVDDDFINRKLLQTLLKKNPKVIETIEAENGSDALDKLKKDPSINVVLLDIMMPVVDGVEFLKIFRADMTNSHIPVIVLSTDDTRKTEVFENGANDFLRKPVKEGDLSAKLEQWS
- the lon gene encoding endopeptidase La, whose amino-acid sequence is MQLSDYEAFPTQLPVVVEDELFLYPFMISPIFLSNQKDIDAATMAMENNSLLFVTSSISGKEGERGFDAMYKVGVVGSIMRKVHLPDGRVKILFQGLSRAKIVEAVEGEINEAMIDTVELEPYNELKTNALMDILRGKIKKLSSLNSNIPADLLRTIEENDEPNRIADLVSSMLKLDKEVAYKLYIELNIEKRLLALIDVITSEIEAAKIQKEIRTKVHSKIEQTNKEYFLKEQLKEIQHELGIDTQREEEISNFREKIEALKPHMHEDAFKEISKQLERFARMHPESADANVLQTYLEWVLDLPFGKFTKQNLSVEKVAQELDKDHYSLEKPKERIVEFFSVRELASLRGLKQKETNGAILCFAGPPGVGKTSLANSIATALGRPLVRIALGGLEDVNELRGHRRTYVGAMPGRLVQGLIEGKSMDPVIVLDEIDKVGRSMRGDPTAALLEILDPEQNVKYRDYYLNFNIDLSKAIFIATANEVGRIPAPLRDRMEFIGLNSYTPREKFEIARRYLIPQETKKHALRTSEVSISDKALKVLISDYTREAGVRNLRRRIADLMRKSARRLLEDRSLNKISITKKNLEKFTDKKVFEISPVHPEPQVGVVNGLAWTAVGGDVLTVEAIKIKGKGGLQLTGKLGDVMKESVRIAHSVVKILIDEHKLPISPSIIPHTINEKEERIELDASEVYKRYDLHIHVPEGATPKDGPSAGIAMVSAIASVLSEKKIDNKIAMTGEVTLTGNVLPIGGLKEKLIAAYTAGVKRALIPLKNYERDMDEIPEEVIDAVKIIPVKTIDDVLKEIFVD